In the Corynebacterium suedekumii genome, one interval contains:
- the ruvB gene encoding Holliday junction branch migration DNA helicase RuvB has product MSDVERTEFQLPERDVVDTRLQAGEQDAETTLRPRSLDEFIGQQKVRSQLSLVLTGAKNRGVTPDHVLLSGPPGLGKTTMAMIIAQELNTNLRMTSGPALERAGDLAAMLSNLMEGDVLFIDEIHRIARPAEEMLYMAMEDFRIDVIVGKGPGATSIPLEIPPFTLVAATTRSGMLTGPLRDRFGFTAQMEFYDVTDLTRVVTRAATILGVSIDHDAAVEIASRSRGTPRIANRLLRRVRDFAEVNADGHIDMAAARGALEVFDVDEAGLDRLDRAVLSALIRGHGGGPVGVNTLAVAVGEESTTVEEVCEPYLVRAGLIARTGRGRVATAAAWHHLGLTPPDGTLGLH; this is encoded by the coding sequence ATGTCTGACGTGGAGCGCACCGAGTTCCAGCTGCCCGAGCGGGACGTGGTGGACACTCGCCTGCAGGCCGGCGAACAGGACGCGGAGACGACGCTGCGCCCGCGCAGCCTCGACGAGTTCATCGGCCAGCAGAAGGTCCGCAGCCAGCTCTCCCTCGTGCTCACCGGCGCGAAGAACCGGGGGGTCACCCCCGACCACGTCCTGCTGTCCGGCCCGCCCGGCCTGGGCAAGACGACCATGGCCATGATCATCGCGCAGGAACTGAACACGAACCTGCGCATGACGTCCGGGCCCGCGCTCGAACGGGCGGGTGACCTCGCCGCGATGCTGTCGAACCTCATGGAGGGCGACGTCCTGTTCATCGACGAGATCCACCGCATCGCCCGCCCGGCGGAGGAGATGCTCTACATGGCGATGGAGGACTTCCGAATCGACGTCATCGTGGGCAAGGGTCCCGGCGCCACCTCCATCCCACTGGAGATCCCCCCGTTCACCCTCGTCGCCGCGACCACCCGCTCGGGCATGCTCACCGGCCCGCTGCGCGACCGCTTCGGATTCACTGCCCAGATGGAGTTCTACGACGTCACCGACCTCACCCGCGTGGTCACCCGCGCGGCGACGATTCTCGGTGTGAGCATCGACCATGACGCCGCCGTCGAGATCGCCTCCCGCTCGCGGGGCACACCCCGCATCGCCAACCGGCTACTGCGCCGGGTGCGCGACTTCGCGGAGGTCAACGCCGACGGTCACATCGACATGGCCGCCGCCCGGGGAGCCCTCGAGGTCTTCGACGTCGACGAGGCCGGCCTCGACCGCCTCGACCGTGCCGTCCTCAGCGCGCTCATCCGCGGACACGGCGGCGGGCCCGTGGGTGTGAACACCCTCGCCGTCGCAGTGGGGGAGGAGTCCACCACCGTCGAGGAGGTGTGCGAACCCTACCTCGTCCGCGCCGGCCTCATCGCCCGCACCGGACGCGGCCGGGTCGCCACCGCCGCCGCCTGGCACCACCTCGGGCTCACGCCACCCGACGGGACCCTGGGTCTGCACTGA
- the ruvA gene encoding Holliday junction branch migration protein RuvA — protein MIASLRGTVISLGLDHAVIECAGVGYRVEATPGTLATLTRGEDATVLTYLAVKEDAMTLYGFVSDEDRGMFHLLQTVTGLGPRLAVASLSVMNAGEISQAIAGEDAKALQRIPGVGKRMAERLVLELRDKVAAYTPAEVPTTTPLPIAAAGVADQVTEALMGLGFTDRVAVPVVEGVLTDNPELDTAAALRAALSQLGRK, from the coding sequence ATGATCGCCTCGCTGCGCGGCACCGTCATCTCCCTCGGCCTCGATCACGCGGTCATCGAATGCGCCGGGGTGGGCTACCGCGTGGAGGCGACCCCGGGGACGTTGGCCACCCTGACCCGGGGCGAGGACGCGACCGTCCTGACCTACCTCGCGGTCAAGGAGGACGCGATGACCCTCTACGGCTTCGTCTCCGACGAGGACCGCGGGATGTTCCACCTCCTGCAGACCGTCACCGGCCTGGGCCCGCGCCTCGCGGTGGCCTCCCTGTCGGTGATGAACGCCGGGGAGATCTCCCAGGCCATCGCCGGGGAGGACGCCAAGGCGCTGCAGCGGATCCCCGGGGTGGGCAAACGTATGGCCGAACGCCTCGTCCTGGAACTGCGGGACAAGGTCGCCGCCTACACGCCGGCCGAGGTCCCCACGACGACGCCGCTGCCGATCGCCGCCGCCGGCGTCGCCGACCAGGTCACCGAGGCACTCATGGGCCTCGGATTCACCGACCGGGTCGCCGTCCCCGTCGTCGAGGGCGTGCTCACCGACAACCCGGAACTGGACACGGCCGCCGCGCTGCGCGCCGCCCTGAGCCAGCTCGGCCGGAAGTAG
- the ruvC gene encoding crossover junction endodeoxyribonuclease RuvC, producing MGIDPGLTRCGLSVVQAGRGRAVLPVAVGVVRTPAGAELAERLKRLSAAVNDWMDDYQPDVVAIERVFERGNVSTVMHTAHAVGVLVLGAAQRDIPVHMYTPSEVKKAVSGNGRADKKQMTTMITRILGLSEPPKPADAADALALAVCHCWRAPLLARTGALLESSTERTRP from the coding sequence ATGGGCATCGACCCGGGTCTGACCCGGTGCGGGCTCTCCGTCGTCCAGGCCGGTCGCGGTCGGGCGGTCCTGCCCGTCGCGGTGGGCGTCGTCCGCACCCCGGCCGGTGCCGAACTGGCGGAACGCCTCAAGCGGCTTTCGGCCGCCGTCAACGACTGGATGGATGACTACCAGCCCGACGTCGTCGCCATCGAGCGCGTGTTCGAGCGTGGCAACGTCTCCACCGTCATGCACACCGCCCACGCCGTCGGCGTCCTCGTCCTGGGGGCGGCCCAGCGCGACATCCCGGTGCACATGTACACCCCGTCGGAGGTCAAGAAGGCCGTCTCCGGCAACGGGCGTGCGGACAAGAAACAGATGACCACCATGATCACCCGGATCCTCGGGCTGTCCGAACCCCCGAAGCCGGCCGACGCCGCCGACGCCCTCGCCCTGGCCGTGTGCCACTGCTGGCGCGCACCCCTGCTGGCCCGGACCGGCGCCCTGCTGGAATCCTCCACCGAAAGGACCCGCCCATGA
- a CDS encoding YebC/PmpR family DNA-binding transcriptional regulator, producing the protein MAGHSKWATTKHKKAANDAKRGKEFAKMIKNIEVAARQGGGDPAANPTLDDMIKKAKKASVPNDNIERARKRGSGEEAGGADWETITYEGYGPNGVAMLIECLTDNRNRAATEVRTAMSRNGGNLGESGSVAYMFTRTGIVVVDKGELTEDDVLMAVLEAGAEEVNDLGEKFEIVCAPTDIATVREALEDAGIEVDDSDQDFRATVEVPLELEDAKKVFRLIDALEDSDDVQNVYTNADVADEVLAQL; encoded by the coding sequence ATGGCAGGCCATTCCAAGTGGGCGACCACCAAGCACAAGAAGGCCGCGAACGACGCCAAGCGTGGCAAAGAATTCGCGAAGATGATCAAGAACATCGAGGTCGCGGCCCGGCAGGGTGGCGGCGACCCCGCGGCCAACCCGACGCTCGACGACATGATCAAGAAGGCCAAGAAGGCCTCGGTCCCCAACGACAACATCGAGCGCGCCCGCAAGCGCGGCTCCGGTGAGGAGGCCGGCGGCGCCGACTGGGAGACCATCACCTACGAGGGGTACGGCCCCAACGGTGTGGCCATGCTCATCGAGTGCCTCACCGACAACCGCAACCGCGCCGCCACCGAGGTCCGCACCGCCATGTCGCGCAACGGCGGCAACCTCGGCGAGTCCGGCTCCGTGGCCTACATGTTCACCCGCACCGGCATCGTCGTCGTGGACAAGGGTGAGCTCACCGAGGACGACGTGCTCATGGCCGTCCTCGAGGCCGGCGCCGAGGAGGTCAACGACCTGGGCGAGAAGTTCGAGATCGTCTGCGCCCCGACCGACATCGCCACCGTCCGGGAGGCTCTCGAGGACGCCGGTATCGAGGTCGACGACTCCGATCAGGATTTCCGCGCCACGGTCGAGGTGCCGCTGGAGCTCGAGGACGCGAAGAAGGTGTTCCGTCTCATCGACGCGCTGGAGGACTCCGACGACGTGCAGAACGTCTACACCAACGCCGACGTCGCCGACGAGGTCCTGGCACAGCTCTGA
- a CDS encoding acyl-CoA thioesterase, giving the protein MSTIEQILSLERIDELIFRGDPVESALTRTFGGQVAAQALVAATETITDKAVHSLHGYFVAPGKADQPTVYLVDPIRDGRSFSSRQVRAIQDGETIFSMQASFHRRGDVGPEHSDLMRDVPDPETLPVDPSTMPVSSRALLEEWGDWDIRVVPSDRYEHNPYTPSQQVVWFRSKRPLPDDETLHVCTLAYMSDMTLLHSSLVPHPGHKVQMASLDHAMWFLRPFRTDEWLLYDQVSPSASAGRALTHGRIFDRAGNLVAMVTQEGLTRTLREGAQSVPSRRPED; this is encoded by the coding sequence GTGAGCACGATTGAACAGATCCTCAGCCTCGAGCGGATCGACGAACTCATCTTCCGGGGTGATCCGGTGGAGTCGGCGCTCACCCGCACCTTCGGCGGGCAGGTCGCCGCCCAGGCGCTGGTGGCCGCCACCGAGACGATCACGGACAAGGCCGTCCACTCCCTGCACGGCTACTTCGTGGCCCCCGGCAAGGCGGACCAACCCACCGTCTACCTCGTCGACCCGATCCGGGACGGCCGGAGTTTCTCCTCCCGCCAGGTCCGTGCCATCCAGGACGGCGAGACCATCTTCTCCATGCAGGCCAGCTTCCACCGGCGCGGGGACGTCGGGCCCGAGCACTCCGACCTCATGCGCGACGTCCCGGACCCGGAGACCCTGCCGGTCGACCCGTCGACCATGCCCGTCAGCTCCCGGGCCCTGCTGGAGGAGTGGGGCGACTGGGACATCCGGGTCGTGCCCTCCGACCGCTACGAGCACAACCCGTACACCCCGAGCCAGCAGGTGGTGTGGTTCCGTTCGAAGCGCCCCCTGCCGGATGACGAGACCCTGCACGTGTGCACCCTGGCCTACATGTCCGACATGACACTGCTGCACTCCTCGCTGGTCCCGCACCCCGGGCACAAGGTGCAGATGGCCAGCCTCGACCACGCCATGTGGTTCCTGAGGCCCTTCCGCACCGACGAGTGGCTGCTCTACGACCAGGTCTCCCCGTCCGCCTCCGCGGGCCGGGCACTGACCCACGGGCGGATCTTCGACCGGGCCGGCAACCTCGTCGCCATGGTCACCCAGGAGGGGCTCACCCGCACGCTGCGCGAGGGTGCCCAGTCCGTCCCCTCGCGTCGCCCCGAGGACTGA
- a CDS encoding DUF3817 domain-containing protein, with protein MTPKNLHRLAAATEMVTWTLLILGMILKYSGTTDALMPVAGGVHGFGFLCFVAITVLLWVNNRWSFGHGVLGLFVSVVPWAAWPFTMWADRRGLLEGGWRFRGTDEQPTSLPDKVLAQFVRHPARSIAVLAVVIVIVFIALLTMGQPYDPEAITG; from the coding sequence ATGACACCGAAGAATCTTCACCGGCTCGCCGCCGCCACCGAGATGGTCACCTGGACACTGCTCATCCTGGGGATGATCCTCAAGTACTCGGGCACGACGGACGCGCTCATGCCCGTCGCCGGCGGGGTCCACGGCTTCGGTTTCCTCTGCTTCGTCGCCATCACCGTCCTGCTGTGGGTGAACAACCGGTGGTCCTTCGGGCACGGCGTGCTCGGTCTGTTCGTCTCCGTTGTCCCGTGGGCCGCGTGGCCGTTCACCATGTGGGCGGACCGGCGGGGTCTGCTCGAGGGCGGCTGGCGTTTCCGTGGCACCGATGAGCAGCCGACGTCGCTGCCGGACAAGGTGCTGGCCCAGTTCGTCCGTCATCCCGCCCGCTCCATCGCGGTGCTCGCGGTGGTCATCGTCATCGTGTTCATCGCCCTGCTCACCATGGGCCAGCCCTACGACCCTGAGGCGATCACCGGATGA
- a CDS encoding phosphatidylinositol mannoside acyltransferase yields MVRLLPEPVARALFRAGADKASDHGRGMEQLRRNLIRVVGAENVTAELVRDSVRSYARYWLEAFRLPAMKDDPRLDARLAAGVVGREHLDASLAAGRGVILALPHSGNWDMAGTFLVRHYGQFTTVAERLKPEVLFTAFVEFRESLGFEVLPLTGGRPAFPRLREVLEGGGIVCLLGERDLTDRGIAVDFFGEETTMPAGPAQLAVATGAALHAVHCWFEEDGWGFSVSEEIAVDDVGATTQRLADRFAVNIARHPADWHMLQPQWTADKRGRG; encoded by the coding sequence ATGGTGCGTCTGCTGCCGGAACCGGTGGCCCGGGCACTGTTCCGAGCCGGGGCGGACAAGGCCAGTGACCACGGTCGGGGGATGGAGCAGCTGCGGCGCAACCTCATCCGCGTCGTGGGGGCGGAGAACGTCACCGCGGAGCTGGTGCGGGATTCGGTGCGTTCCTACGCGCGCTACTGGTTGGAGGCCTTCCGCCTGCCGGCGATGAAGGACGACCCGCGACTGGATGCGCGTCTGGCGGCGGGCGTGGTGGGCCGGGAGCATCTCGATGCCTCCCTGGCCGCCGGCCGCGGGGTCATTCTCGCGCTGCCGCACTCGGGTAACTGGGACATGGCGGGTACGTTTCTCGTCCGTCATTACGGCCAGTTCACCACCGTGGCGGAACGACTGAAGCCGGAGGTGCTGTTCACCGCGTTCGTCGAGTTCCGGGAGTCCCTCGGCTTCGAGGTCCTGCCGCTGACCGGTGGGCGGCCGGCCTTCCCCCGGCTCCGGGAGGTGCTCGAGGGTGGTGGCATCGTCTGCCTGCTCGGGGAGCGTGATCTCACGGACCGGGGGATCGCCGTCGACTTCTTCGGCGAGGAGACGACCATGCCCGCCGGGCCCGCCCAGCTGGCGGTGGCGACCGGCGCCGCCCTGCACGCGGTGCACTGCTGGTTCGAGGAGGACGGGTGGGGTTTCTCCGTGTCGGAGGAGATCGCCGTGGATGACGTGGGCGCCACCACCCAGCGCCTCGCCGACCGGTTCGCGGTAAATATCGCCCGGCACCCGGCGGACTGGCACATGCTGCAGCCGCAGTGGACGGCGGACAAGCGGGGGAGAGGCTGA
- the pgsA gene encoding phosphatidylinositol phosphate synthase, which yields MLSVHGRRPAAVIVEPLARALLKTGVSPNTVTVAGAAVTIAITVVLIPTGHLVWAAVLSGLFAAFDMIDGTMARLRGGGTRFGATLDATCDRITDGALFAAITWWLIYSYDAHPSLVVAAFIVLVSSQVISYVKARGEASGFRMVGGLIERPERLIIGLVGVGLQGFGVPYAIDVAIWVLAAGSVITVIQRLMLANRDDRARETIAPPAGAEAAK from the coding sequence GTGCTTAGTGTCCACGGCCGCCGGCCGGCCGCCGTCATCGTCGAACCGCTCGCCCGGGCGCTGCTGAAGACGGGTGTCAGCCCCAACACCGTCACCGTCGCCGGTGCCGCGGTGACCATCGCCATCACCGTCGTGCTCATCCCCACCGGTCACCTCGTGTGGGCGGCAGTGCTGTCGGGCCTGTTCGCCGCCTTCGACATGATCGACGGCACCATGGCCCGCCTGCGGGGCGGCGGCACCCGCTTCGGCGCGACACTCGACGCCACCTGCGACCGGATCACCGACGGCGCACTGTTCGCCGCCATCACCTGGTGGCTGATCTACTCCTACGACGCCCACCCCTCCCTCGTCGTCGCCGCCTTCATCGTCCTGGTGTCCTCCCAGGTCATCAGCTACGTCAAGGCCCGCGGCGAGGCGAGCGGCTTCCGCATGGTCGGCGGACTCATCGAACGCCCCGAACGGCTCATCATCGGGCTGGTGGGTGTCGGTCTCCAGGGGTTCGGCGTCCCCTACGCCATCGACGTCGCCATCTGGGTGCTGGCCGCCGGTTCGGTCATCACCGTCATCCAACGACTCATGCTGGCCAACCGGGACGACCGCGCCCGGGAGACCATCGCGCCCCCGGCCGGCGCTGAGGCGGCGAAGTGA